In Bradyrhizobium sp. G127, one genomic interval encodes:
- a CDS encoding DUF1214 domain-containing protein produces the protein MRLILITLVTLIIATIVGLGATWMTATRGVNVGTITIGAWTARPKTGTSDIDPYSRASVARSGELPVGTGDGVMFTATKDDSGRLLNGQCDVVVKGVTPAARFWTMTIYDTKGQLVANSLQRYGFTSQEIVRGSDGSFELRVTARSRAGNWLPTGGIDRYMLALRLYDTPVGVGTRTQKDAPMPTITTVGCP, from the coding sequence GTGCGGCTGATCCTCATCACTCTCGTTACGTTGATCATCGCAACCATCGTTGGCCTCGGTGCCACATGGATGACGGCGACGCGCGGCGTCAACGTCGGCACCATCACTATCGGGGCGTGGACGGCGCGTCCGAAAACCGGCACCAGCGACATCGACCCCTACTCGCGCGCGAGCGTCGCCCGCAGCGGAGAACTTCCCGTAGGAACCGGCGACGGCGTCATGTTCACCGCGACCAAGGATGATTCAGGGCGACTGCTCAACGGGCAATGCGACGTGGTCGTGAAGGGCGTCACGCCCGCGGCGCGATTCTGGACCATGACGATCTACGACACCAAGGGTCAGCTCGTCGCCAACTCTCTGCAACGCTACGGTTTCACCAGCCAGGAAATCGTGCGCGGATCGGACGGCAGTTTCGAGCTTCGCGTCACCGCGCGTTCGCGCGCCGGAAACTGGCTTCCGACCGGCGGCATCGACCGCTACATGCTGGCGCTGCGGCTGTATGATACCCCGGTCGGCGTCGGCACCCGCACGCAAAAAGATGCGCCGATGCCCACAATCACGACGGTGGGTTGCCCATGA